One region of Pseudomonas glycinae genomic DNA includes:
- the efeO gene encoding iron uptake system protein EfeO → MSKPNTPQASPPRALRWAVAGSVVVMIAAGGLFYYASKMAAAKRQHNRDEVVVNIHPHSCEPNALTVPAGRASFRIVNRSDRAVEWEILDGVLVIEERENIAPGLSQVINANLQPGDYAITCGLLSNPRGTLHVTPTAASDAAAKAKPSMVAFVGPLSEFRVYLASQGSALIKAVTALNQAIDSGDLAQAQALYLPARAAYQRLAPAAQRLAELDNSINARADYFEKREQDPAFVGFHRLEYALFQQRKLDGLTPIAQGLLDNVTTLKQQLLAQSLPPEQLVEIVVRNLNTLADVRAASGEEERYSHSDLNGFAANQETARKVVELLRPLLSKSAADLLPKIDGALTDFDTTLNGFKVKDGYTSYDTVNGEQRKQIADKAKALADALDAIDPALGLSGL, encoded by the coding sequence ATGTCAAAGCCTAATACTCCTCAGGCCTCGCCTCCCCGCGCCTTGCGCTGGGCGGTGGCCGGTTCGGTGGTCGTGATGATCGCCGCCGGCGGCCTGTTCTACTACGCCTCGAAAATGGCCGCCGCCAAACGTCAGCACAACCGTGACGAAGTGGTGGTCAACATCCATCCGCACAGTTGCGAGCCGAACGCCCTCACCGTTCCGGCCGGCCGCGCCAGCTTCCGCATCGTCAACCGCTCCGACCGGGCAGTGGAATGGGAAATTCTCGACGGAGTGCTGGTGATCGAAGAGCGCGAGAACATCGCGCCGGGCCTGAGCCAGGTGATCAACGCCAACCTGCAACCCGGCGACTACGCCATCACCTGTGGCCTGCTGAGCAACCCGCGCGGCACCCTGCACGTGACGCCGACCGCCGCCTCGGATGCCGCCGCCAAGGCCAAGCCGTCGATGGTTGCCTTCGTCGGGCCGCTGTCGGAGTTCCGCGTCTACCTGGCCAGCCAGGGCAGCGCGCTGATCAAAGCCGTGACGGCGCTCAATCAAGCCATCGATAGCGGCGATCTGGCCCAGGCCCAGGCGTTGTATTTGCCGGCCCGCGCCGCGTATCAGCGTCTGGCCCCGGCCGCACAACGCCTGGCCGAGCTGGACAACAGCATCAACGCCCGCGCCGATTACTTCGAAAAACGCGAGCAGGATCCGGCCTTCGTCGGTTTCCACCGTCTCGAATACGCGCTGTTCCAGCAACGCAAACTCGACGGGCTGACACCGATTGCCCAAGGCTTGCTCGACAACGTCACCACGCTGAAACAACAACTGCTGGCCCAGTCGCTGCCGCCGGAGCAACTGGTGGAAATCGTCGTGCGCAACCTCAACACCCTCGCCGACGTGCGCGCCGCCAGCGGCGAAGAGGAACGCTACAGTCACAGTGATCTCAACGGCTTCGCGGCCAATCAGGAAACCGCGCGCAAAGTCGTCGAACTGCTGCGCCCGCTGCTGAGCAAATCCGCCGCCGACCTGCTGCCGAAAATCGACGGTGCGCTGACTGATTTCGATACCACGCTGAACGGTTTCAAGGTCAAGGACGGCTACACCAGTTACGACACCGTCAACGGTGAGCAACGCAAGCAGATCGCCGACAAGGCCAAGGCCCTGGCCGACGCCCTCGACGCCATTGACCCCGCCCTCGGCCTCTCCGGCCTGTAA
- the efeU gene encoding iron uptake transporter permease EfeU gives MLVPFLIMLREGIEAALIVGIIASYLQQTGRGQWMPAVWIGVFLAAALALLVGGGLELVSAEFPQKQQELFEGVVGLVAVGILSSMVFWMRKVARSIKHSLQASLDHALTASKHQVIALIAMVFFAVAREGLETVFFLLAVFQQSEGPAAPIGALLGLILAVIVGFLIYSGSMRLNLSAFFRWTGLFILVVAAGILANSVQALHEAGVWNHLQTVLFDFSATLPMDGPLGSVLAGMFGYQDAPTVSTLGAYLIYLLVALVMFFMPAPKPAAQSSSVSSQ, from the coding sequence ATGCTCGTTCCCTTTTTGATCATGTTGCGCGAAGGCATCGAAGCCGCGCTGATCGTTGGCATCATCGCCAGCTACCTGCAACAGACCGGCCGTGGCCAGTGGATGCCGGCGGTGTGGATCGGGGTTTTTCTCGCCGCCGCGCTGGCATTGCTGGTCGGCGGTGGCCTGGAACTGGTCAGCGCCGAATTCCCGCAAAAGCAGCAGGAACTGTTCGAAGGCGTGGTCGGGCTGGTGGCCGTGGGCATTCTCAGTTCAATGGTGTTCTGGATGCGCAAGGTGGCGCGTTCGATCAAGCATTCACTGCAAGCCTCCCTCGATCATGCGCTGACCGCGTCGAAGCATCAGGTCATCGCGCTGATTGCCATGGTGTTTTTCGCCGTCGCCCGGGAAGGTCTGGAAACCGTGTTCTTCCTGCTCGCCGTGTTCCAGCAGAGCGAAGGCCCGGCCGCGCCGATCGGCGCCCTGCTCGGCCTGATTCTGGCGGTGATCGTCGGCTTCCTGATCTACAGCGGCAGCATGCGCCTGAACCTGTCGGCGTTCTTCCGCTGGACCGGGCTGTTCATCCTCGTGGTCGCCGCCGGGATTCTCGCCAACTCGGTGCAGGCCCTGCATGAAGCCGGGGTGTGGAACCACCTGCAAACCGTGCTCTTCGACTTCAGCGCGACGCTGCCGATGGATGGCCCGCTGGGCTCGGTGCTGGCCGGCATGTTCGGTTATCAGGATGCACCGACCGTCAGCACCCTCGGCGCGTACCTGATTTATCTGCTGGTGGCGCTGGTCATGTTCTTCATGCCAGCACCCAAACCCGCTGCCCAATCGTCTTCCGTTTCCAGCCAATAA
- a CDS encoding AraC family transcriptional regulator, with product MSEKDTIAIQLVREALLQSCAPGVATDEVLSKVGIDPALLATDDARVPASQYARLWRLLARRGDDEFFGMDPRKLKSGSLEFLCRSAMAQPNLAAGLSTGLSFLSLMLERLPAQLVHQQSLAEIVLLEDDPEPRRAFTYFTYWMIVHGVACWLAGRRIPILAIELRCPAPDFCDDYRVMFSENLRFDRPRTRMIFAADVLDLPIKRSAEELKRFLAHAPANILVKYRDPESLASRIKQDLRQLSADKWPETDALAQQLCMSASTLRRRLAEEGQTYQGLKDSVRKELAITWLAEPSISFAEIATRLGFADASSFYKAFRKWSGTNPGHYRSLILNEAV from the coding sequence ATGTCGGAAAAAGACACCATCGCCATTCAACTGGTGCGCGAAGCACTGCTGCAAAGTTGTGCTCCGGGCGTGGCCACGGACGAAGTCTTGAGCAAGGTCGGGATCGATCCGGCGTTGCTGGCCACCGATGACGCCCGTGTGCCGGCCAGCCAGTACGCGCGGTTATGGCGCCTTTTGGCCAGGCGCGGCGATGACGAATTCTTTGGCATGGACCCGCGCAAGCTGAAATCCGGCAGCCTGGAATTCCTCTGCCGCAGCGCCATGGCCCAGCCGAACCTGGCGGCCGGGCTGAGCACGGGGTTGAGTTTCCTGTCGTTGATGCTCGAGCGCCTGCCGGCGCAACTGGTGCATCAGCAGAGTCTGGCGGAGATCGTTTTGCTGGAAGACGACCCGGAACCGCGCCGCGCTTTCACCTATTTCACCTACTGGATGATCGTCCACGGCGTGGCGTGCTGGCTGGCGGGGCGGCGAATTCCGATCCTGGCCATCGAGCTGCGCTGCCCGGCGCCGGATTTTTGCGATGACTATCGGGTGATGTTCTCGGAAAACCTGCGCTTCGACCGGCCGCGCACGCGGATGATCTTCGCCGCTGACGTGCTGGATCTGCCGATCAAGCGCAGCGCCGAGGAATTGAAGCGCTTTCTGGCCCATGCCCCGGCCAACATTCTGGTGAAGTACCGCGACCCGGAAAGCCTTGCGAGCCGGATCAAGCAGGATCTGAGGCAATTATCCGCAGATAAGTGGCCGGAAACCGACGCGCTGGCCCAGCAGTTGTGCATGTCGGCCTCGACCCTGCGTCGGCGACTGGCCGAGGAAGGGCAGACTTATCAGGGCTTGAAGGACAGCGTGCGCAAGGAGCTGGCGATCACCTGGCTGGCCGAGCCTTCGATCAGTTTTGCCGAGATCGCCACGCGGCTGGGGTTTGCCGATGCGAGTTCGTTCTACAAGGCGTTTCGCAAGTGGTCGGGGACCAATCCGGGGCATTACCGCAGCTTGATTCTCAACGAAGCGGTCTGA
- a CDS encoding AMP-binding protein: protein MRDYLSATAQFDYQHTVDAALSGTLEALNACVECCDRHALPGRIALFWEGRDGASATYTFSDLQDKAARFANFLLAQGVQKGDKVAGLLPRNIELLITVFATWRIGAVYQPLFTAFGPKALEHRLNSSGAKVVVTDAANRSKLSEVADCPTLVTVGGPKGQGIVRGDFSFWAELPNHSNVCEPLMLTGEDPFLLMFTSGTTGPSKALSVPLKAIVAFQSYTRDAVDLRPEDAFWNVADPGWAYGIYFGVTGPLSMGHPITFYDGPFTLESTCRVINKYGITNLTGSPTAYRLLIAGGDEFAKSIKGKLRIVSSAGEPLNPEVIRWFADNLGVVIHDHYGQTELGMVLCNHHGLEHPIHLGAAGFASPGHRIVVLDEQNNELGVGQPGILAIDRTQSPMCWFAGYEGVPTKAFVGNYYLSGDTVEWNPDGSISFVGRSDDVITTSGYRVGPFDVESALIEHPAVVEAAVVGKPDPERTELVKAFVVLNPQYRAEPALAEELRQHVRKRLAAHSYPREIEFVSELPKTLSGKLQRFILRNQEIAKAQEAAAHNVSA from the coding sequence ATGCGCGATTACTTGTCTGCCACCGCACAGTTTGATTATCAGCACACCGTGGACGCCGCACTCAGCGGCACGCTCGAGGCGCTCAACGCCTGCGTCGAATGTTGTGACCGACACGCGCTGCCGGGGCGCATTGCGCTGTTCTGGGAAGGCCGCGATGGCGCCAGTGCGACGTACACCTTCAGCGACCTGCAGGACAAAGCCGCGCGTTTCGCCAATTTCCTTCTCGCCCAGGGCGTGCAGAAGGGCGACAAGGTCGCCGGTCTGCTGCCGCGCAACATCGAACTGCTGATCACCGTGTTCGCCACCTGGCGCATCGGCGCGGTATATCAACCGCTGTTCACCGCGTTCGGCCCCAAAGCCCTCGAGCATCGCCTGAACAGCTCCGGCGCCAAAGTCGTGGTCACCGACGCCGCCAACCGATCAAAACTCAGCGAAGTCGCCGACTGTCCGACGCTGGTCACCGTTGGCGGTCCGAAAGGCCAGGGCATCGTTCGTGGCGATTTCAGTTTCTGGGCCGAGCTGCCCAATCATTCAAATGTCTGCGAACCGCTGATGCTGACCGGCGAAGACCCGTTCCTGCTGATGTTCACCTCGGGTACTACCGGCCCGTCGAAGGCGCTGTCGGTGCCGCTCAAGGCCATCGTCGCGTTCCAGAGTTACACCCGTGACGCCGTGGACCTGCGCCCGGAAGATGCGTTCTGGAACGTTGCCGATCCGGGCTGGGCCTACGGCATCTATTTCGGCGTCACCGGCCCGTTGTCGATGGGCCATCCGATCACGTTCTACGATGGCCCGTTCACCCTCGAAAGCACCTGCCGGGTGATCAACAAGTACGGCATCACCAACCTCACCGGTTCGCCCACCGCGTATCGCCTGCTGATTGCCGGCGGCGACGAGTTCGCCAAGTCGATCAAGGGCAAGCTGCGCATCGTCAGCAGCGCCGGCGAGCCGTTGAACCCGGAAGTGATCCGCTGGTTCGCCGATAACCTCGGCGTGGTCATTCACGACCACTACGGCCAGACCGAACTGGGCATGGTCCTGTGCAATCACCACGGCCTCGAACACCCGATCCACCTCGGCGCTGCCGGTTTCGCCTCGCCGGGCCATCGTATCGTGGTGCTTGACGAGCAAAACAACGAACTCGGCGTCGGCCAGCCCGGCATCCTCGCCATCGACCGCACACAGTCGCCGATGTGCTGGTTCGCCGGCTATGAAGGCGTGCCGACCAAGGCCTTCGTCGGCAATTACTACCTGAGCGGCGACACCGTCGAGTGGAACCCGGACGGCAGCATCAGCTTCGTCGGCCGCAGCGATGACGTGATCACCACTTCCGGCTATCGCGTCGGCCCGTTCGACGTGGAAAGCGCACTGATCGAACACCCGGCCGTGGTCGAGGCGGCGGTGGTTGGCAAACCCGATCCGGAGCGCACCGAACTGGTCAAAGCCTTTGTCGTGCTCAACCCGCAATACCGCGCCGAACCAGCGCTGGCCGAAGAATTGCGCCAACACGTGCGCAAGCGTCTGGCCGCGCACTCGTACCCCCGTGAAATCGAATTTGTCAGCGAGTTGCCGAAAACCCTAAGCGGCAAATTGCAGCGCTTTATCTTGCGCAACCAGGAAATCGCCAAGGCTCAAGAGGCCGCGGCGCACAACGTTTCAGCTTGA
- a CDS encoding SDR family NAD(P)-dependent oxidoreductase produces MQIENKVFIVTGGASGLGAATAELLVNAGAKVMLVDMNAEAVAAQAQRLGAQSVVADISNEAAAEAAVQATVKAFGSLNGLVNCAGIVRGEKILGKNGPHALSSFAQVINVNLIGSFNMLRLAAAAIAESEANADGERGVIINTASVAAFDGQIGQAAYSASKGAIASLTLPAARELARFGIRVMTIAPGIFETPMMAGMTPEVRDSLAAGVPFPPRLGKPAEYAALVRHIIENSMLNGEVIRLDGALRMAAK; encoded by the coding sequence ATGCAGATCGAGAACAAGGTTTTTATCGTCACCGGCGGCGCGTCCGGCCTGGGTGCCGCCACCGCTGAATTGCTGGTGAACGCCGGCGCCAAAGTGATGCTGGTGGACATGAACGCCGAAGCCGTTGCCGCCCAGGCCCAACGCCTGGGCGCGCAAAGCGTGGTGGCCGACATCAGCAACGAAGCCGCCGCCGAAGCCGCCGTGCAGGCGACCGTTAAAGCCTTCGGCAGCCTCAACGGGCTGGTGAACTGCGCCGGCATCGTTCGCGGCGAGAAGATTCTTGGCAAGAACGGCCCGCACGCCTTGTCCAGCTTCGCCCAGGTGATCAACGTCAACCTGATCGGCAGTTTCAACATGCTGCGTCTGGCAGCCGCTGCGATTGCCGAAAGCGAAGCCAACGCCGACGGCGAGCGTGGTGTGATCATCAACACCGCTTCCGTTGCGGCGTTCGACGGCCAGATCGGCCAGGCCGCGTATTCGGCGTCCAAAGGCGCCATCGCCAGCCTGACTCTGCCTGCCGCTCGTGAACTGGCGCGCTTCGGCATCCGCGTGATGACCATCGCCCCGGGCATCTTCGAAACCCCGATGATGGCCGGCATGACCCCGGAAGTGCGCGACTCGCTGGCCGCTGGTGTGCCGTTCCCGCCGCGCCTGGGCAAACCTGCCGAGTACGCCGCGCTGGTGCGGCATATCATTGAAAACAGCATGCTCAACGGCGAGGTGATCCGTCTCGACGGCGCCTTGCGCATGGCCGCCAAGTAA
- a CDS encoding acetyl-CoA C-acyltransferase translates to MTISNDPIVIVSAVRTPMGGFQGELKSLTAPQLGAAAIKAAVERAGVAAGVVDEVLFGCVLPAGLGQAPARQAALGAGLDKSTRCTTVNKMCGSGMETAILAHDMLLAGSADVVIAGGMESMSNAPYLLDRARAGYRMGHGRVLDSMFLDGLEDAYDKGRLMGTFAEDCAETNDFSREAQDAFAIASTTRAQQAIKDGSFKAEIVPLTVTVGKEQVVISNDEQPPKAKLDKIASLKPAFREGGTVTAANSSSISDGAAALVLMRQSQAQKQGLKPLAVIHGHAAFADTPGLFPVAPIGAIKKLMKKTGWSLDQVDLFEVNEAFAVVGMAAMTHLEIPHDKLNIHGGACALGHPIGASGARILVTLLSALRQKGLKRGVAAICIGGGEATAMAVECV, encoded by the coding sequence ATGACCATCTCCAACGATCCGATTGTCATCGTCAGCGCCGTCCGCACCCCGATGGGCGGTTTTCAGGGCGAACTGAAAAGCCTGACCGCGCCGCAACTGGGCGCCGCTGCAATCAAGGCGGCGGTTGAGCGTGCCGGTGTCGCCGCCGGTGTGGTCGATGAAGTGTTGTTCGGCTGCGTGTTGCCGGCCGGTCTCGGTCAGGCGCCTGCGCGTCAGGCTGCGCTGGGAGCCGGGCTGGACAAATCCACCCGTTGCACCACGGTCAACAAGATGTGCGGTTCGGGCATGGAAACCGCCATTCTGGCCCACGACATGCTGCTGGCCGGCAGCGCCGATGTGGTGATCGCCGGCGGCATGGAAAGCATGTCCAACGCGCCGTACCTGCTGGATCGCGCCCGTGCCGGTTACCGCATGGGCCACGGCCGGGTGCTGGATTCGATGTTCCTCGACGGCCTCGAAGACGCCTACGACAAGGGCCGCCTGATGGGCACCTTCGCCGAGGATTGCGCCGAAACCAACGACTTCAGCCGTGAAGCGCAGGACGCCTTCGCCATCGCCTCGACCACCCGTGCCCAGCAGGCGATCAAGGACGGCAGCTTCAAGGCCGAGATCGTTCCGCTGACCGTGACCGTTGGCAAAGAACAGGTTGTGATCAGCAACGACGAGCAGCCGCCAAAAGCCAAACTGGACAAGATCGCTTCGCTGAAACCGGCCTTCCGCGAGGGCGGCACCGTGACCGCTGCCAACTCCAGCTCGATCTCCGACGGCGCCGCTGCGCTGGTGCTGATGCGTCAGTCGCAAGCGCAGAAACAGGGTCTGAAACCGCTGGCGGTGATTCACGGCCACGCAGCCTTCGCTGACACCCCGGGCCTGTTCCCGGTGGCGCCGATTGGCGCGATCAAGAAGCTGATGAAGAAAACCGGCTGGTCGCTGGATCAGGTCGATCTGTTCGAAGTCAACGAAGCCTTCGCCGTGGTCGGCATGGCGGCGATGACCCACCTGGAAATCCCGCACGACAAGCTCAACATCCATGGCGGCGCCTGCGCCCTGGGCCACCCGATTGGCGCGTCCGGCGCGCGGATTCTGGTGACCTTGCTCTCGGCCCTGCGCCAGAAAGGCCTGAAACGCGGCGTCGCGGCGATCTGCATCGGCGGCGGGGAAGCCACGGCGATGGCTGTCGAGTGCGTCTGA
- a CDS encoding acyl-CoA dehydrogenase codes for MIPNDDQQQIRDMARQFAEERLKPFAAEWDREHRFPKEAIGEMAGLGFFGMLVPEQWGGCDTGYLAYAMALEEIAAGDGACSTIMSVHNSVGCVPILKFGNDDQRERFLKPLASGEMLGAFALTEPQAGSDASSLKTRARLEGDHYVLNGCKQFITSGQNAGIVIVFAVTDPSAGKRGISSFIVPTDSPGYKVARVEDKLGQHASDTCQILFEDVKVPVANRLGEEGEGYKIALANLEGGRVGIASQSVGMARAAFEAARDYARERDTFGKPIIEHQAVAFRLADMATQIAVARQMVHYAAALRDSGQPALVEASMAKLFASEMAEKVCSMALQTLGGYGYLNDFPLERIYRDVRVCQIYEGTSDIQRMVISRNL; via the coding sequence ATGATTCCCAATGACGACCAACAACAAATCCGCGACATGGCCCGGCAGTTTGCCGAGGAACGGCTCAAACCGTTCGCCGCCGAGTGGGATCGCGAGCACCGCTTTCCGAAAGAAGCCATCGGCGAAATGGCCGGGCTGGGCTTCTTCGGCATGCTGGTGCCGGAGCAGTGGGGCGGTTGCGACACCGGTTACCTGGCCTACGCCATGGCCCTGGAAGAAATCGCCGCCGGCGACGGCGCCTGCTCGACGATCATGAGCGTGCACAACTCGGTGGGTTGCGTGCCGATCCTCAAGTTCGGCAACGACGACCAGCGCGAACGCTTCCTCAAGCCGCTGGCCAGCGGCGAGATGCTCGGCGCGTTCGCGTTGACCGAACCCCAGGCCGGTTCCGATGCCAGCAGCCTGAAAACCCGCGCTCGGCTGGAAGGCGATCACTATGTGCTCAACGGCTGCAAACAGTTCATCACTTCCGGGCAGAACGCCGGGATCGTGATCGTGTTTGCCGTGACTGATCCGAGTGCCGGCAAGCGCGGGATCAGCTCGTTCATCGTGCCGACCGACTCGCCGGGCTACAAAGTCGCCCGCGTCGAAGACAAGCTCGGCCAGCACGCCTCGGACACCTGCCAGATTCTGTTCGAAGACGTGAAAGTGCCGGTAGCCAACCGGTTGGGCGAGGAGGGCGAGGGCTACAAGATCGCCCTGGCCAACCTCGAAGGCGGGCGCGTCGGCATCGCTTCGCAATCGGTGGGCATGGCCCGCGCCGCGTTCGAAGCGGCCCGCGATTACGCCCGTGAACGTGACACTTTCGGCAAGCCGATCATCGAGCATCAGGCCGTGGCGTTCCGCTTGGCGGACATGGCGACCCAGATCGCCGTGGCACGGCAGATGGTGCATTACGCCGCCGCCCTGCGCGACAGCGGTCAGCCGGCACTGGTCGAGGCGTCGATGGCCAAACTGTTCGCCTCGGAAATGGCCGAGAAGGTCTGCTCGATGGCATTGCAAACCCTCGGCGGTTACGGTTACCTCAACGACTTCCCGCTGGAGCGCATCTACCGCGACGTGCGGGTCTGCCAGATCTACGAAGGCACCAGCGACATTCAGCGCATGGTCATTTCGCGCAATCTTTGA
- a CDS encoding enoyl-CoA hydratase produces MSYETILLETHGRVGLITLNRPQALNALNAQLVSEVNRALDGFEADANIGCIVITGSTKAFAAGADIKEMADLTYPQIYMDDLFSDSDRVANRRKPIIAAVNGFALGGGCELALMCDFILAGDNAKFGQPEINLGVLPGMGGTQRLTRAVGKAKAMEMCLSGRMIDAVEAERCGIVARIVPSAELLDEALKVAAVIASKSLPITMMVKESVNRAFEVNLTEGVRFERRVFHAAFATQDQKEGMAAFVAKRPAEFQGK; encoded by the coding sequence ATGAGTTACGAAACGATTTTGCTGGAAACCCATGGCCGCGTCGGCCTGATCACCCTCAATCGCCCGCAGGCGCTGAATGCCCTCAACGCGCAACTGGTCAGCGAAGTGAATCGCGCGCTCGATGGGTTTGAAGCCGACGCGAACATCGGCTGCATCGTCATCACCGGCTCGACCAAAGCCTTTGCCGCCGGCGCCGACATCAAGGAAATGGCCGATCTGACCTACCCGCAGATCTACATGGACGACCTGTTCAGCGACAGCGATCGCGTGGCCAACCGGCGCAAGCCGATCATCGCCGCGGTCAACGGTTTTGCCCTCGGCGGCGGCTGTGAGCTGGCGCTGATGTGCGACTTCATCCTGGCCGGCGACAACGCCAAATTCGGCCAGCCGGAAATCAACCTCGGCGTGCTGCCGGGCATGGGCGGCACCCAGCGCCTGACCCGCGCGGTGGGCAAGGCCAAGGCCATGGAAATGTGCCTGAGCGGCCGCATGATCGACGCGGTGGAAGCCGAACGCTGCGGCATCGTCGCGCGGATCGTGCCGAGTGCCGAGTTGCTGGACGAAGCGCTGAAAGTCGCGGCGGTGATCGCCAGCAAATCGCTGCCGATTACGATGATGGTCAAGGAAAGCGTCAACCGCGCGTTTGAAGTGAATCTGACTGAAGGCGTGCGCTTCGAACGCCGCGTGTTCCATGCGGCGTTTGCAACGCAGGATCAGAAGGAAGGGATGGCGGCGTTTGTGGCCAAGCGGCCTGCCGAGTTCCAGGGCAAGTAA
- a CDS encoding acyl-CoA dehydrogenase family protein: MHDLELTEDQVMIRDMARDFARGEIAPHAQAWEKAGWIDDGLVAKMGELGLLGMVVPEEWGGTYVDYVAYALAVEEISAGDGATGAFMSIHNSVGCGPVLNYGSEEQKQTWLADLASGAVIGCFCLTEPQAGSEAHNLRTRAELRDGQWVINGAKQFVSNGKRAKLAIVFAVTDPDLGKRGISAFLVPTDTPGFIVDRTEHKMGIRASDTCAVTLNNCSIPEANLLGERGKGLAIALSNLEGGRIGIAAQALGIARAAFEAALGYARDRVQFGKAIVEHQSIANLLADMQMQINAARLMILHAARLRTAGKPCLSEASQAKLFASEMAEKVCSSAIQIHGGYGYLEDYPVEKYYRDARITQIYEGSSEIQRMVIARELKNYQL, from the coding sequence ATGCACGATCTCGAATTGACTGAAGACCAGGTAATGATCCGCGACATGGCCCGGGACTTTGCCCGTGGCGAAATCGCCCCCCACGCGCAAGCCTGGGAAAAGGCCGGCTGGATCGATGACGGTCTGGTGGCGAAGATGGGCGAACTCGGCCTGCTGGGCATGGTGGTGCCGGAGGAATGGGGCGGCACTTACGTCGACTACGTGGCCTATGCGTTGGCGGTGGAAGAGATTTCCGCCGGCGACGGCGCCACCGGCGCCTTCATGAGCATCCACAACTCGGTGGGCTGCGGGCCGGTGCTCAATTACGGCAGCGAAGAACAGAAACAGACCTGGCTGGCGGATCTGGCCAGCGGTGCGGTGATCGGCTGCTTCTGCCTGACCGAGCCCCAGGCCGGCTCCGAAGCACACAACCTGCGCACCCGCGCCGAACTGCGCGACGGCCAATGGGTAATCAACGGCGCCAAGCAATTTGTCAGCAATGGCAAGCGGGCGAAACTGGCGATCGTGTTTGCGGTGACCGATCCGGATCTGGGCAAGCGCGGGATCTCGGCGTTTCTGGTGCCGACCGATACGCCGGGTTTCATCGTTGATCGCACCGAACACAAGATGGGCATCCGCGCCTCCGACACTTGCGCGGTGACCCTGAACAACTGCAGCATTCCCGAAGCCAATCTGCTGGGTGAACGCGGTAAAGGTCTGGCGATTGCCCTTTCCAACCTGGAAGGCGGACGTATCGGTATCGCCGCGCAAGCATTGGGCATCGCCCGTGCGGCGTTTGAAGCTGCACTGGGTTACGCCCGTGATCGGGTGCAGTTCGGCAAGGCGATTGTCGAGCACCAGAGCATCGCCAACCTGCTGGCGGACATGCAGATGCAGATCAACGCAGCACGCTTGATGATCCTGCACGCGGCGCGGCTGAGGACGGCGGGTAAGCCGTGTCTGTCGGAGGCTTCACAGGCCAAGCTGTTTGCTTCGGAAATGGCCGAGAAGGTGTGCTCGTCAGCGATTCAGATTCATGGCGGGTATGGGTATCTGGAGGATTACCCGGTTGAGAAGTACTACCGGGATGCGCGGATTACCCAGATTTACGAGGGGTCGAGCGAGATACAGCGGATGGTGATTGCTCGGGAGTTGAAGAACTATCAGCTCTAA
- a CDS encoding enoyl-CoA hydratase/isomerase family protein gives MTAQASSPRTSSMDATPHEVLAEVRNHIGHLTLNRPAGLNALTLDMVRQLQQHLDAWAADADIHAVVLRGAGEKAFCAGGDIRSLYDSHKSGDTLHEDFFVEEYALDLTIHHYRKPVLALMDGFVLGGGMGLVQGADLRVVTEKSRLAMPEVAIGYFPDVGGSYFLPRIAGELGIYLGVSGVQIRAADALYCGLADWYLDSSKLGILDEQLDHLEWHDTPLKDLQNLLARHAVQTLPDAPLEALRPAIDHFFALPDVPSIVEQLRAVTVADSHEWATTTADLLETRSPLAMGVTLEMLRRGRHLSLEHCFALELHLDRQWFERGDLIEGVRALLIDKDKSPRWNPPTLAALHAEQVASFFHGFAESGS, from the coding sequence ATGACTGCTCAGGCTTCATCCCCGCGGACTTCGTCCATGGATGCCACGCCGCACGAAGTGCTGGCCGAGGTTCGCAATCACATCGGTCATCTGACCCTCAACCGCCCCGCCGGCCTCAATGCCCTGACCCTCGACATGGTGCGCCAGCTCCAGCAACACCTGGACGCCTGGGCCGCCGATGCCGATATCCACGCGGTCGTGCTGCGCGGTGCTGGCGAGAAAGCCTTCTGTGCCGGTGGCGACATTCGATCCCTGTACGACAGCCACAAAAGCGGCGACACGCTGCACGAAGATTTCTTCGTCGAGGAATACGCCCTCGACCTGACGATCCACCATTACCGCAAACCGGTGCTGGCGCTGATGGACGGTTTCGTCCTCGGCGGCGGCATGGGTCTGGTGCAAGGCGCCGATCTGCGGGTGGTCACCGAGAAGAGCCGTCTGGCGATGCCGGAAGTGGCGATCGGGTATTTCCCGGATGTCGGTGGCAGTTATTTCCTGCCACGGATTGCCGGCGAGCTGGGGATTTATCTGGGCGTCAGCGGCGTGCAGATCCGTGCGGCGGATGCGCTGTATTGCGGGCTGGCCGACTGGTATCTGGACAGCAGCAAACTCGGCATCCTCGACGAACAACTCGATCACCTGGAGTGGCACGACACGCCGCTTAAAGACCTGCAAAACCTGCTGGCCCGCCACGCCGTGCAAACCCTGCCGGATGCGCCGCTGGAAGCCTTGCGCCCGGCCATCGACCACTTCTTCGCGTTGCCGGACGTGCCGAGCATTGTCGAGCAACTGCGCGCCGTGACCGTCGCCGACAGCCATGAATGGGCGACCACCACCGCCGACCTGCTGGAAACTCGCTCGCCGCTGGCCATGGGCGTGACCCTGGAAATGCTGCGTCGCGGCCGCCACCTGAGCCTGGAACACTGCTTCGCCCTCGAACTGCATCTGGATCGCCAATGGTTCGAACGCGGCGACCTGATCGAAGGCGTCCGCGCCTTGCTGATCGACAAAGACAAATCACCACGCTGGAATCCGCCGACCCTGGCTGCACTGCACGCCGAACAGGTCGCGAGTTTCTTCCACGGTTTCGCTGAGAGCGGGAGCTGA